A genomic region of Trifolium pratense cultivar HEN17-A07 linkage group LG3, ARS_RC_1.1, whole genome shotgun sequence contains the following coding sequences:
- the LOC123915339 gene encoding transcriptional activator hap3-like → MCFCLNLVILQLANQLEINDSLRNKDNDDNNNNIGVEIQQQNLPPTNDDNLLPITKLTKIMERALPQHAQISDDAKEAMQLCVSEFARIIMNEANKRCKIERRMIVNSEDLIRAVKMLKFEHYAKPLFNFYQNYRSGSSSGQR, encoded by the coding sequence ATGTGCTTCTGTCTGAATTTAGTCATTTTGCAGTTAGCGAATCAACTTGAAATAAATGATTCTCTACGGAACAAAGACAACgacgacaacaacaacaacattggTGTCGAAATTCAGCAACAAAATTTACCTCCAACAAACGATGATAATCTGCTTCCCATCACAAAATTGACAAAAATCATGGAACGTGCTCTTCCACAACACGCACAAATTTCTGATGATGCTAAGGAAGCAATGCAATTGTGTGTGTCTGAATTTGCGAGGATCATCATGAACGAGGCTAATAAGCGATGTAAGATAGAACGTCGAATGATTGTTAATTCTGAAGATTTAATAAGGGCTGTGAAAATGTTGAAATTTGAGCACTATGCAAAGCCTCTATTTAATTTCTATCAAAACTATCGCAGTGGTAGTAGCAGTGGCCAACGTTGA
- the LOC123918345 gene encoding uncharacterized protein LOC123918345, which yields MSLVDYASSSDDEDVPEPTEESPKEKEKPQRHSSQPQPQPPSQTLTKSGSSSNPPLDNKPHSSSPLVEKLPDASFLLSSPTVTSSPMNASDHSTRVAAALAENASRKRDSNGKASSAIRSKVPRANPPHSKNIPETAGGMLVPPQLSGRKNVVTEDISKLFVRKH from the exons ATGTCACTGGTTGATTATGCTTCCTCTTCAGACGACGAAGACGTTCCAGAACCCACCGAAGAATCACCAAAGGAAAAAGAGAAACCCCAACGCCATTCATCGCAACCACAACCACAACCTCCTTCACAAACCCT GACAAAATCTGGATCTTCCTCCAACCCCCCGCTAGATAACAAACCACATTCATCTTCCCCTTTGGTGGAGAAACTTCCGGATGCTTCATTTCTTTTGAGTTCACCCACTGTCACATCTAGTCCAATGAATGCTAGTGACCACTCCACTCGAGTTGCTGCAGCTCTAGCTGAAAATGCTTCACGTAAGAGGGACTCTAATGGAAAGGCGTCCTCTGCCATTCGTAGTAAAGTTCCTAGAGCAAACCCGCCTCATTCAAAAAATATACCAGAAACGGCTGGTGGTATGTTGGTTCCACCTCAACTCAGTGGAAG GAAAAACGTTGTTACTGAAGACATAAGCAAGCTATTTGTCCGAAAACACTAA
- the LOC123913861 gene encoding zinc finger CCCH domain-containing protein 53-like isoform X1 yields the protein MDGYEATRIVFQRIQSMDPENASKIMGLLLLQDHGEKEMIRLAFGPESLLHSVIFKARNELGLSLNSPSTPQSQSSPFHSSNPVPISRQNSNSSRLINSGMTLPSPLSIPNPSSNSASWADDSPSMNSMNNSSSPFYGNGGVSADSIDEFQLQEQLSFLNDGNSSPSLVSKNSDLFYSQSELCSSPNSGSIGNGVDPSFFPSYGYGGSLHRRSCSVNDAACLVSEDPNSGLGWKPCLYYARGYCKNGTSCRFLHGGFGDGGEGVGSMVGSPNKIEMLDQCHEQLLRSKSLQQQRLAAASQLMATSSFPYSPKSMSLLLQHQQSDAQRAAAAALMMNEDFHKFGRSRLERNDFPLSNIGMMNPASRQIYLTFPADSTFREEDVSNYFSIYGPVQDVRIPYQQKRMFGFVTFVYPETVKLILAKGNPHFVCDARVLVKPYKEKGKVPDKYRKQQQMDRGDFSPCGTPTGLDGRDPFDLQVGGRMYYNTQDILLRRKLEEQAELQQALELQSRRLMSLQLLDIKKQHQRALSTGSPIPSPTHSPNMFNHNFPLSSFHSSSESQEDNGSGSGSGSGSASSASIPIDQQVNISVGKEVAVNGGENGNSEASGKQSSNHEDSDLQESLEHNLPDSPFASPTKAIGDYMAAFNNGSNEAIDSDVSTNSKFSTNTLLPPASPLDMGSFKSYNCQIPRFSSGHGTIGMLAGTGGPIGI from the exons ATGGATGGTTATGAAGCTACTAGGATTGTTTTTCAAAGGATCCAATCCATGGACCCTGAAAATGCTTCTAAAATAATGGGTTTACTTCTTCTTCAAGACCATGGTGAAAAAGAAATGATTAGATTAGCTTTTGGTCCAGAATCACTTCTTCATTCAGTGATTTTCAAAGCTAGAAATGAGTTAGGATTAAGTTTGAATTCACCTTCAACACCTCAATCACAATCTTCACCTTTTCATTCAAGTAATCCAGTTCCTATTTCAAGACAAAATTCAAACTCTTCAAGACTTATAAATAGTGGCATGACTCTTCCTTCACCTCTTAGTATTCCAAATCCATCTTCAAATTCAGCTTCTTGGGCTGATGATTCTCCTTCCATGAATTCCATGAATAATAGTTCTTCACCTTTTTATGGTAATGGAGGAGTTTCTGCTGATTCAATTGATGAGTTTCAACTTCAAGAACAACTTTCTTTTCTTAATGATGGAAACTCTTCACCTTCACTTGTTTCAAAGAATTCTGATTTGTTTTACTCTCAATCAGAGTTATGTTCTAGTCCTAATAGTGGAAGTATTGGTAATGGTGTTGACCCTTCATTTTTTCCATCTTATGGTTATGGAGGTTCACTTCATAGAAGAAGTTGTTCTGTGAATGATGCTGCATGTTTAGTTTCTGAGGATCCTAATTCTGGTTTAGGTTGGAAACCATGTCTTTACTATGCTAGAGGTTATTGCAAGAATGGTACTAGTTGTAGGTTCCTTCATGGTGGATTTGGTGATGGTGGTGAAGGTGTTGGTTCAATGGTTGGTTCTCCTAATAAGATTGAGATGTTGGATCAGTGTCATGAACAGCTTCTTAGATCTAAATCTCTTCAACAACAAAGATTAGCTGCAGCTTCTCAACTTATGGCTACTTCATCTTTTCCTTACTCTCCTAAGAGCATGAGTTTGCTTCTTCAACACCAACAAAGTGATGCTCAAAG AGCTGCAGCTGCAGCACTTATGATGAATGAGGATTTTCACAAATTTGGCAGGTCAAGGTTGGAAAGAAATGATTTTCCTTTGAGCAATATTGGAATGATGAATCCAGCTTCTAGGCAGATATACTTGACTTTTCCAGCTGACAGTACTTTTAGAGAGGAAGATGTGTCAAACTATTTcag CATTTATGGACCTGTTCAAGATGTGAGGATTCCATATCAGCAAAAAAGGATGTTCGGATTTGTTACCTTTGTTTATCCGGAGACGGTGAAACTCATTTTAGCTAAAGGAAACCCTCATTTTGTTTGTGATGCTAGAGTGCTTGTTAAGCCTTATAAGGAGAAAGGCAAAGTCCCAGACAAGTACAG AAAGCAGCAGCAAATGGATAGGGGAGACTTTTCTCCTTGTGGTACACCTACTGGACTTGATGGCCGAGATCCATTTGATCTTCAAGTCG GGGGGAGAATGTACTACAACACTCAAGACATTCTTTTGAGGAGGAAGTTAGAGGAACAAGCTGAATTGCAACAAGCTCTTGAGCTTCAAAGTAGAAGACTTATGAGTCTTCAACTTCTTGACATCAAAAAGCAACACCAACGCGCCCTTTCGACCGGAAGTCCAATTCCTTCGCCAACTCATTCTCCCAACATGTTCAATCATAACTTTCCTCTTTCTTCATTTCACAGCAGCTCAGAAAGCCAAGAGG ATAATGGCTCAGGCTCAGGTTCAGGTTCCGGTTCTGCTAGCTCAGCATCAATTCCTATTGATCAACAAGTAAACATTTCTGTTGGCAAAGAAGTAGCAGTCAATGGAGGAGAGAATGGAAATAGTGAAGCAAGTGGCAAACAAAGCTCAAATCATGAAGATAGTGATTTACAAGAAAG CTTGGAGCATAATCTCCCTGATAGCCCTTTTGCTTCCCCTACTAAAGCTATTGGTGACTACATGGCTGCATTTAACAATGGATCTAACGAGGCCATTGATTCAGATGTATCTACCAATTCCAAATTTAGTACTAACACACTTCTTCCTCCGGCATCTCCTCTCGATATGGGATCTTTCAAATCCTATAACTGCCAAATTCCAAG ATTCTCTTCTGGCCATGGAACCATTGGAATGCTCGCCGGTACCGGTGGACCTATCGGCATTTAG
- the LOC123913861 gene encoding zinc finger CCCH domain-containing protein 53-like isoform X2 — protein sequence MDGYEATRIVFQRIQSMDPENASKIMGLLLLQDHGEKEMIRLAFGPESLLHSVIFKARNELGLSLNSPSTPQSQSSPFHSSNPVPISRQNSNSSRLINSGMTLPSPLSIPNPSSNSASWADDSPSMNSMNNSSSPFYGNGGVSADSIDEFQLQEQLSFLNDGNSSPSLVSKNSDLFYSQSELCSSPNSGSIGNGVDPSFFPSYGYGGSLHRRSCSVNDAACLVSEDPNSGLGWKPCLYYARGYCKNGTSCRFLHGGFGDGGEGVGSMVGSPNKIEMLDQCHEQLLRSKSLQQQRLAAASQLMATSSFPYSPKSMSLLLQHQQSDAQRAAAAALMMNEDFHKFGRSRLERNDFPLSNIGMMNPASRQIYLTFPADSTFREEDVSNYFSIYGPVQDVRIPYQQKRMFGFVTFVYPETVKLILAKGNPHFVCDARVLVKPYKEKGKVPDKKQQQMDRGDFSPCGTPTGLDGRDPFDLQVGGRMYYNTQDILLRRKLEEQAELQQALELQSRRLMSLQLLDIKKQHQRALSTGSPIPSPTHSPNMFNHNFPLSSFHSSSESQEDNGSGSGSGSGSASSASIPIDQQVNISVGKEVAVNGGENGNSEASGKQSSNHEDSDLQESLEHNLPDSPFASPTKAIGDYMAAFNNGSNEAIDSDVSTNSKFSTNTLLPPASPLDMGSFKSYNCQIPRFSSGHGTIGMLAGTGGPIGI from the exons ATGGATGGTTATGAAGCTACTAGGATTGTTTTTCAAAGGATCCAATCCATGGACCCTGAAAATGCTTCTAAAATAATGGGTTTACTTCTTCTTCAAGACCATGGTGAAAAAGAAATGATTAGATTAGCTTTTGGTCCAGAATCACTTCTTCATTCAGTGATTTTCAAAGCTAGAAATGAGTTAGGATTAAGTTTGAATTCACCTTCAACACCTCAATCACAATCTTCACCTTTTCATTCAAGTAATCCAGTTCCTATTTCAAGACAAAATTCAAACTCTTCAAGACTTATAAATAGTGGCATGACTCTTCCTTCACCTCTTAGTATTCCAAATCCATCTTCAAATTCAGCTTCTTGGGCTGATGATTCTCCTTCCATGAATTCCATGAATAATAGTTCTTCACCTTTTTATGGTAATGGAGGAGTTTCTGCTGATTCAATTGATGAGTTTCAACTTCAAGAACAACTTTCTTTTCTTAATGATGGAAACTCTTCACCTTCACTTGTTTCAAAGAATTCTGATTTGTTTTACTCTCAATCAGAGTTATGTTCTAGTCCTAATAGTGGAAGTATTGGTAATGGTGTTGACCCTTCATTTTTTCCATCTTATGGTTATGGAGGTTCACTTCATAGAAGAAGTTGTTCTGTGAATGATGCTGCATGTTTAGTTTCTGAGGATCCTAATTCTGGTTTAGGTTGGAAACCATGTCTTTACTATGCTAGAGGTTATTGCAAGAATGGTACTAGTTGTAGGTTCCTTCATGGTGGATTTGGTGATGGTGGTGAAGGTGTTGGTTCAATGGTTGGTTCTCCTAATAAGATTGAGATGTTGGATCAGTGTCATGAACAGCTTCTTAGATCTAAATCTCTTCAACAACAAAGATTAGCTGCAGCTTCTCAACTTATGGCTACTTCATCTTTTCCTTACTCTCCTAAGAGCATGAGTTTGCTTCTTCAACACCAACAAAGTGATGCTCAAAG AGCTGCAGCTGCAGCACTTATGATGAATGAGGATTTTCACAAATTTGGCAGGTCAAGGTTGGAAAGAAATGATTTTCCTTTGAGCAATATTGGAATGATGAATCCAGCTTCTAGGCAGATATACTTGACTTTTCCAGCTGACAGTACTTTTAGAGAGGAAGATGTGTCAAACTATTTcag CATTTATGGACCTGTTCAAGATGTGAGGATTCCATATCAGCAAAAAAGGATGTTCGGATTTGTTACCTTTGTTTATCCGGAGACGGTGAAACTCATTTTAGCTAAAGGAAACCCTCATTTTGTTTGTGATGCTAGAGTGCTTGTTAAGCCTTATAAGGAGAAAGGCAAAGTCCCAGACAA AAAGCAGCAGCAAATGGATAGGGGAGACTTTTCTCCTTGTGGTACACCTACTGGACTTGATGGCCGAGATCCATTTGATCTTCAAGTCG GGGGGAGAATGTACTACAACACTCAAGACATTCTTTTGAGGAGGAAGTTAGAGGAACAAGCTGAATTGCAACAAGCTCTTGAGCTTCAAAGTAGAAGACTTATGAGTCTTCAACTTCTTGACATCAAAAAGCAACACCAACGCGCCCTTTCGACCGGAAGTCCAATTCCTTCGCCAACTCATTCTCCCAACATGTTCAATCATAACTTTCCTCTTTCTTCATTTCACAGCAGCTCAGAAAGCCAAGAGG ATAATGGCTCAGGCTCAGGTTCAGGTTCCGGTTCTGCTAGCTCAGCATCAATTCCTATTGATCAACAAGTAAACATTTCTGTTGGCAAAGAAGTAGCAGTCAATGGAGGAGAGAATGGAAATAGTGAAGCAAGTGGCAAACAAAGCTCAAATCATGAAGATAGTGATTTACAAGAAAG CTTGGAGCATAATCTCCCTGATAGCCCTTTTGCTTCCCCTACTAAAGCTATTGGTGACTACATGGCTGCATTTAACAATGGATCTAACGAGGCCATTGATTCAGATGTATCTACCAATTCCAAATTTAGTACTAACACACTTCTTCCTCCGGCATCTCCTCTCGATATGGGATCTTTCAAATCCTATAACTGCCAAATTCCAAG ATTCTCTTCTGGCCATGGAACCATTGGAATGCTCGCCGGTACCGGTGGACCTATCGGCATTTAG